The Phalacrocorax carbo chromosome 28, bPhaCar2.1, whole genome shotgun sequence genome segment TGGAGCAGCTCTACTGGCTCCAACAAGAGATGGGGAAATAgatgctggggctggcagcagctcctgcagccttgATTCCTGCCACCCACGTTGCTCCATGCTGCCAGGGACAGCCCTGTCCCCTGTGAGGCTGGGCACAGGGTTTGGGGGTTGGACAACCCCCAAAGCAACATGCATGGGCTCCGGCTTCCCCGCAGGCCATGGCGTCTCGGTCCTGCCTGGGTGTGTGGGGCTCTCAGGCCCCAGAGCACCTTCCCCCTACGGCCACCTACGAGTCTCCGAAGAAAAACTTCTGGGAGCCGAGGCGCTGGGACAGGAGTGTCAGGCATTCCCGAGCATCCCGGTagagctggagaaggagaaCAGAGGGTTGTCACCCACCTGGCCCATGTGGGGCAGGCTGCCACGGTGCTAAGGGGAGCTCAGCCAGTGTGAACCCCAGACCCCAGTTAAGATTTTGGCCTCACGTGGGTCCCTCTGGCCACCCGCCAAGGACCTCCCATGCCCAGACCACATCGCCTcacctccttctccagcttctcTTCATCCTCCATGTAGCTGTCTCCCCACATAAGCTGCAGCCGCTCCAGGTGCTGCTTGTGCATGCAGTTGGGCAGGAAGAAGTTCAGGGGGAAGGGAATGGTTTCTGCGTACCACTTCCGCGTGTGCTCCACGTAGTTCTTTGCGTCCACCCAGAAGGTGTGGATCTGCAGTGGAGAACAATCCGTGTGCAGGCCGtggaggggctggagccagCGCAGCCGTTTGCTGTGGCGGGTGCCGTGGAGCCCGTGCCCAGCGCTCCTCACACAGGCACTGCGTGCCCAGCACAGGACCGGCTGCCCCAGAGATcacgaggggctgggggagcatcAGGGTCAAGGCCAGACCCCCCAACCCTGGCTGCACAACCCACCACTGCCATGTGAGACCCCCAGCACCCTAATCCCTGCTACTGATGCTCCAGGCCCCCGGGATTTTGCTGCCTGCAATGTTCTCTGGCTCTCCTGGCAGGTGGGCACACGTCTCAGCCCACCAGCACCACTCCACGGAGCAGATCCAGTCCTCGGTGAGATCACCTTTCCCGCGTCACCCCCAAGATGCTTCCACAGGGAGACTCACCAGCACCGGCAGCAGTTTCTCTTCCAGCAGGGACACGAAGGCCAGCGTGTCCGCCCCTTGCGTAGCTGAGAGGTCGTAGTCGGCGTTATACTTCTGCAGAGCAAATGCAACGGATCTGGCAGGGAAGTGCCAAATCCCGCCTGTGCCTCTTGGGTGACCCAGGGGGGCTCTGGTGccctccagcccccagcccagaggGAGGGGTGACCCTCGCCCCCCTTACCTGTTTCCTGAGGTGAGTTATGATCTGCTGCGTTTTGGAGATGGTGCCCTCGTCCCGCGTCTTCAGCGCGGGCAGGCGCCctgagggcagggagaggggcgGCTGCGGGCACTGGTGCCCAGCGTGCCACCCTGCCGCGGGCAAGGGGTctgcggggggtgggggctgtgcCAGGGTGAAAAGCCCCCCCCCGCAGATGAGGGGGTACAAGGCAGAGGTGCATGCAGCAGAGAGGGGGTGCAGaagatggggcaggaggggtaCAATGATGCAAGGGGTGTGGGTGAGAGGATGAAAGCTGTGTGCGATGGCACATGGGGAGCATGGTGGGACAAGGGGGGTGCAATGGGGTGAGAGGGGTGCAATGGGGTCGGAAGAGTACAGTGGTGGCAGGGTGCAACGGGGCGGGGGGTTGCtaaggggagggggggtgcCAAGGTGCGGGGGGCACCGGGCGGTGCCGGTGCGGAGGGTTGGGTGATCCCGGCTGCCGGGCGGCGCCGGTAGCCCCGCGGGGGCCCTTACCGGAGGGGCTCCTCCAGGGGCTGGTGACCCGGTGCACCTTCAGCGGCGCCCCCGTGAACCGCGCGTACGTCTGCAAGagaggggagcggcggcgggagcgaGGGCTCGGCCGGAGCCACgcaccggccccgccgccgcccccggccccgccgccgctcaccAGCACGGCCAGGCAGTCGGGGTCCACCgagggcagcccccagcccccggcccAGCAGAACAGCTCCATGGGCGCCGCCATCTTCCCGCCCGACCCGGAACCACACGGGGCCGGCTCCGCCCGCCCCCACCGCGGGGCGGCTCCGCcggcggcaccggcaccggcccggggctgctccgtgcccgagcgcggcggagcggagccgAGCCCCCGGGACGGGGGTGGCTGTGCTTGCCGGGTCCCTGGGGCCGGGTCCCGCGCTCAGTCCCGCACCTTCCCCGCACGTTtccatggaaagaaaacaggggCGGGAGCCCGCTGGCAGCGGAGGGAGGGAAAACTCGGGAgccatcccccacccccgccgTTACCCGGGGCCGCTGGCGCGGACCCGGGGCTGGGGCGGACCcggggctgggcccggcccgtTGTTATGGAGCCGGGGGAAACAGGAGTAAACACGGCCGGGACGCCGcgggccgcccgcccgccttGGCCGGCGCCCCACGGGCAGCGGCTCGGCCGGCCCGAGCACCCCCGGGTGGCGCGGCGGGCTCCGgaggcacggcacggcacggcacggcacggtcCGGGCGCTGCCCGCGGGGcaccgcgccgccgccgccaccccgaGGCACGGCGGGGCCTCCCGCGgcgccccccgctccccgcagcCCGGGCCGGAGGGGACGGAGCTCCTGGGATGAGCTCATCGTGTTGCTCTGGGGCTTGGGCCGCGTCCCGGCGCTGATGGATGCTGCTGAGCGCTCTCCAGGCGGGCGGGCTCCGCTCGCTCCTCGCCCGCCCCGGGGAgcgccgcccggcccgggggctccgcccgccccggggagcgccgcccgccccgggggctGACACCTCGGCGCGGGGCACCCCGGCAAAGCGGCCCCGTGCCGTCCCCGCACCCCGCGGCGGTTCCCGGTTCTCCCGGGCTGGGATGCTCTGGCGCTGCTGGGGCGGCTCTGGCTCGCGAGAAGGCGGCCCCAGACTGCCTGACCTCCCGGTGAACCGGCGCCTGCCACACTCAATTTCTGTGAGCGGGAGCTTGGCCAGCGGCGGGTAGCGCCAGGCCGGCCGGTGGGtcgcccgcagccccgggcccAGCGCGCCGCCCTCCGTCCCGCTCCTCTCCGCTCCGCCGACGGGGCTACggccgggccgccccggcaGAGCGCCCGCCGGGGTCCCCGGGATGCGCGCCCGTGATTGACGGCTCTTTGTTTCCTCCTCGCCGGCAGCGCCGGCCCCTCCCCGCTCGCgccaccccgccccgccgcacTCCGCTCCGCACCGGCGGCACCGGCGGCATGGGGGCaccggcggccgcggggggccCGGCGCTCGGCGCGCTCCTGgcgctgctcctgctggccgccGCCGGCGCGGCTCGCCACGGGCTGCAAGGTAAGGCTgctgccgggccgggccccggggcggcggcggggcggccccgaCGGGGTGAGGCGGGGTGGGCGCCCGGCCCGCTGCCAGCCGGGAGGCTGGAGCCCCCCCGTCCCCGCTGTCGCCCGCCggaccccctccccggccccgctccccggccccgctccccggcccggggcggcTGACAGCGGCTCTGCTCGCCCTGGGAGGTCTGGCACCCGGGCTGCGGGCAgcgggggacagagggacattCATCCCCGGTGCTCGGGGCGGCCACCGGCACCCCATAGGGCGGCTGTGCCCGGGGGCAGCTCGGGGCAGGGAGCCGCCGGTCCCGCGATGCCGGctcggggcggcgggagggctcCGGCCCCGCCGCACGGGTCAGCGGGGGCTCGCGGGGTCGCGGTGCGCGGCTGGGGCTCGCCCCGGCGCCGGGGCTGCTCCCGGTCCGCCCGGTGCGGCTGCACGGAGCAGGCGGGCAGCTGAGTGTCGGCGGGACCGGGCTCTCCGTGCTTCCCCGGAGCGCCCCGTGCCGGTGCCGAGGTCCCGGCCGCCCCTCCCGGGGTTCCCTGGCCGGCTGTGCCCTGGCGCGGCGGTCGCGGTCGCTGCTCCGCGCCGTCGGCCGGtcccggccccggggggggctccgcgccgcccccgcAGCTCTACGCGAGCtgcggccccgctcccctcgcGATCCCGCGGGGCCGGACCGGTTCGCCCAGCCCTGCCCGTCCCGGTTGCGGGATGCTCGGGGCCGGCGGagcgctgcagctgcccccgCGGGGAAGCCCCGGCTGCGGAGCGGCGAAGCAAGGCAGGCTCCGGGCCGGGAACCCCGCTTGGCTCCCGGGCCGCCGGTCCCGCCGGTGGTGGGGGCTCCGCGGGTCCCTCTCGGCGGTGCGGCCGCGGCGCTGCCGGTCCTGGAGCGCCAccgcgcggggccggggctgggcggggcCCGGAGCCCTCGGGGCTTCCCCGGCCTCCCCACCCCGGTCCCGGCAGTTCGGGGACGTCCCCGTCCCCTCGGCCTGGCCGGGCTTACAGCGGGCGCGGGCCGCGGCACCCTGCCCCGGGCCCCTCCGCGCTCCTGCGGCCGGAGCTGCGGCGGTCGGTCAGGATGCGACCCCCGTGCTTGGCTCCCGCAGTCATCGACCTGCTGATGGTGAGCGAGGCCCGGCAGATGGCCAGCATAACGCACAAGATCCGGATGGAGCTCCTGACTGTTAATGACGTTTACCTCCTCTCCACCTTCCGCCTGCCTCCCAAGCAGGGGGGGACCCTCTTCGGCCTCTACTCCAAGAAGGACAACACGAGGTGGCTGGAGGTCTCCGTGGTAGGGAAAATCAACAAAGGTGGGTGCCTGTTGCATGGGGACGTGCTGGCCCTTGTCTTCCCGTGATGCTTAGAGAGAAATGGAAACCAAGTTCCCACCATCCGCGGGGCCTGCTGGGGGGAGCAGCGGGATGCGCACGGTCCTAGGGGGCTGTTGGCGCTCGGGGGGAGAGCTGACGGACCCTTCCCGCTCCTCCGCAGTCCTGGTGCGCTACCTGCGGGAAGACAACAAGCTGCACTCGGTCAACCTGCAGCACGCGCACGTGGCGGATGGGCAGAGCCACACTGTCATCGTGCGCCTGAGTGGGCTGCGCGGGGACATGCTGAGCGTGGAGCTCTATGTCGACTGCAAGCAGATGGACTCCAGTGTGGGGCTGCCCGAGCTGTCGGAGATCCCCCTGGCAGAAGTGGAGTCCATTGAGGTGCGCACAGGTCAGAAGGCCTACCAGAGGATGCAGGTGAGTGCTAGGACTCCCTGGGAGGCTGAGACCGCCCCCCAGCCCGCACcctcagggacaggcagagcTCCCCATGGCTGACTGCATCTCCCTTTGTACATCAGGGGTTTGTGGAGTCAATGAAGCTGATCCTGGGAGGGTCCATGAGCCGCGTCGGAGCCCTGAGCGAGTGCCCTTTCCAAGGAGATGAGTCTATTCACAGTGCAGGTAACACCACGTCCATGCCTTGCACCGAGCAGGGTCAGCACGGAGAGCTTATGGGTCACCCATGTGTGCTACATGCTGTGGCGCATAGAGGTGGGAGGTGACAGCATGCCGCAGAGAGGGATGCTCCTGCCTCTCCTGGTCCCCATGCAGGTGGGAGCTCCTGCGCTGTGCATGCACTGACCAGGAGCAACTGTGTGAGGTGATGCTGCTGGGCTTTGATGGCAGCAGTCAGTAATGTCTTGTCTCTCTCCTTGCAGTGACAAGTGTGCTGGCATCCGTCCTGGGTAAGTCcctgctctgcttccc includes the following:
- the MTX1 gene encoding metaxin-1, coding for MAAPMELFCWAGGWGLPSVDPDCLAVLTYARFTGAPLKVHRVTSPWRSPSGRLPALKTRDEGTISKTQQIITHLRKQKYNADYDLSATQGADTLAFVSLLEEKLLPVLIHTFWVDAKNYVEHTRKWYAETIPFPLNFFLPNCMHKQHLERLQLMWGDSYMEDEEKLEKELYRDARECLTLLSQRLGSQKFFFGDSPASLDAFVFSRLAPLLKAKLPNGKLQQHLKSLQNLCNYCTSILSLYFPWDGGEPPTSTPRATGADSSEAEEDPHKWRNQLLSVLVGLAAMLGYAFLSGIVSIQRGGAGPAGRQPIALEEEEEEEEE